TTATAATGAATTatctaagtttttttttttttgttaagtgttgttttttattcttttcagggAAAAGGGCAGTGTTTCCTGACAAGGTAAGAGTCCATTTGGTTGGTTCTTATTGTACCTGGATCTATTTTAAAACATACTTATATGTTCTTGTAACTTTTCCTTATGTTTTACAGCCCATGGCACCACAACTAAGGTAAGACATTAGCCTCTGGGTGACATACACTATCAGTGTTACCAAATTATATTGCAGTAAAGAGCATTTGACCTTTGCTGCACCACCTCTCTCTTGTATTTTAGATCTCTGGGAGAACAGTTAGCAAAGATACAAAAGCCTCCCATACCACCAGCCGATAAACATGAAAGAGGCAATACAGTCCCTGGAAGGAAGCCACCACCCGTAAAGTAAACATTTACTTTTAAATGTTAACACAACTATTTTTAACTATTTTCAACAACAATCTGGAAAACATAATTAGTCAATGTCGGTAAAGACACCACTACCTAAGAGTGTTGCAGTGATGCCCACTTTATTGTAATGTGAAAAAGCTCTGCCTTTTTAAGGGCCAAACACAAATACAGCAGGGCTTGCCTCACTCAAAAGGCCACAGTTAAGGCCCAAAGTATGGCTCACTTCAGCCAAGTTCTAGAAGGGAAAAGGAATGTTATCCATGATTCTCCCATCAGCTCTAGCCTTCTTCCTAGAAAGCTTTTTTTCTCATTATCCTGACTACCAAACTTAACCCTCACCTCCATATCCCTTTTATGATATGGTGGAGGGAGAAAGCTTTCATTTCTTCCCCACAGCTAGGCCAGCTCGGTCACCCTGCAAATCCCTGAATTCTTGGCAAAAAACTTCCTTTAGCAAGAGCTGGCCTTTCTTAGACAGCTTCTTGATAGGGCTGTACACCATATAAAAGAAACATACTATGAGGTCTGCTAACCAACCAGCAGTCAAAATACTAGGAAAGAGGCCAGATATCTTCATATAAGCCTGCCCTCAGCTACGACAATGTGGCTAAGGGCTCCATGGCAACAACTAATATTTTCATCATTCAGTTGAAGTTTAAGGCCAGATATTCAAACTCCATTTCTGTGTGAGGAACACAGCAGGTGCACTATTTCACTTGAAATGTAGATCAATTAAGCCCCAACCATGCAATAAATTCCACACAGATGGACCCCTGAATCTCTGCAAAGCTCATTACAGGTTCAGGGCTTGGACATCCAAGTACCTTCTTGTGGCTGCAAATCAAAAACTTATATCTAAACGATTAAAAGAAATTGCTGGTTAAAACTGATACccatatttatttttgtctgcAAAAACTGACATCAGCTTAAGTCTCAGCTGAAAACATGTCCCACTATACATATGGATAAAGTGTCATTCTTTCACACTTTCTACATCTAAAATTCACATTTGGTTTCTTCATCTACTTCATTTTAGGCAAGGTTGGGCACCAGAAAGAAGATATGATGTAAGTATATTTCAGAGCAAACACTATTTTACAGTTAGAAGATTTTAATGTGTTACAATAGAATTATAAAATTTGCTGGTAAGCTGGTAGTTCTGTTTAACATGGACTGGTTCCTTTAAATACTcatgcagtagaacctcaaagttacgaataccagagttacaaactgatcaaTCAACcacacacatctcatttggaatcGGAAGTACTCAATCAGGtggcagagacaaaaaaagcaaatattgtacagtttattactgtgttaaatgtaaactactaaaaaataaagggaaagtttaaaaaagatttgacaaggtaaggaaactgtttctatgcttgttttatttaaatgaaggtggttaaaagcagcatttttcttctgcatagtaaagtttcaaagctgtattatgtCAATGTTCTGTTGTTAACTTTTGAAacaacaaccataatgttttgttcagagttacaaaatgttcagagttatgaacaactctCCATTCTTGAGCTATTTGTAACTGAGGTTCTCCTGTAGTTCCTTCTTAGCACAGAGCTTCACTTTCAATCAGTTTCCTCCATACAAATTTGCTCCAGGACAGTTTAATCCCTGGATATGTTATTTTAGATATTAGAGGCATTATAAAGAAAAGGCAGAgtcaaggcccagatttttattttttaagttactAGTGATTTTGTATACCCCAGTTTTGGGCTCTCCGATTTGATATATCTTAaaggaacctgattttcagagagtgctGAACATCTGCTCTGGAAACTATGACAATTTACCTCAGCTGAAGTTCTGCCCCCTGATCTCTTTAAGCTGtttcaagttaggcacccaaaaattgacGCACCTAAATTattactcacttttgaaaatctagactTGTGATCTCCTTGCCTCAGTTccacaattaaaaattaatttggtGTTTCACAAAGACAAATATATCAATGTATTAGGTAAATGTAGGCAACTCATCTTGAATTACCTGCATACTCAAAAATCACTGACTTTTCTATTGTAGCTTTTATAAAGAGATAATTTTTACGAGTTATGATATTATAAACCTCTTAATgttcattgttgttgttttttcccctctctccccaggaaGATGATGAGTGTAAGTACTTAAAAACTTCTTTTACATTCTCTCTCTGTTAAAAAGCTCAAATGAAACACTGAGAAGATCTATTTATAGTTactactataaaataaaaaatgtaacacTGCATAACTTGACAGATTGTAGAAATCGTCAAAAATCTCATACAAACTTAAGTAATGAAGCCACAAAAAACAGGAAGTTGGAGCATATTAGCAATTTATTAACCATGAACTTAGTATATATCTGTACAGTTATTTCCATTGAGCACCTAAAAAGCAGGAATGAAAACCTAGTGACCTCTTGATCTACTATAAGATAATTGGCCAAACCCTGCTTGCATTCTTCCAACACATAGTGCTATCAACTTCATGTGAGGATAGTCCTAATGACTCGTGAGCAAAGAGAGTAGTATTTGGCTCAAATAATAATAACAGCATGTATAAGTTACCCCACCTCACAGTCCCTGAGATGCTATATAATGCTTTATAACAAAAATAATGGATATGAACTAAAGCTGCAAAATTCACTTTTTGCTTTTCAACATGCCAAAGTCTAAGGTTGACTATATCAGAGTTTTGGTTCATCCCATTAAAAATTGAGGCCATTTACACAATTCTGATCTGAATTCACATTCTGAACCTCCACCCTTATTGCCAGTTCAACTCAGGCTGAGAGTAATGCCAAAGGAGAGCAAGTTTCTCATGCTATGGATCTTTGGCGTGGTAGCCCAATTGTCTGCTGACCTATACAATGAAGATGGCGTCAGAACACAAATCCCTGAGTAGGAATATGCGCAATAGAGAAGTCTCAAATCCAATGGTCAGCAATGCCATGGCAGAGAAAGCTGACTAGGGGACTTTGTCTTTAATTTTAATGTTATATTTTAGTTAATGGGGTTTCTAAAGCTGGGCTGTAGCTTATTTAATGTTTCAGAAgcaaacaggattaaaaaaactGGAAATTTTCTACTGAATTTTCCACCTCTAAAATGAACACACAAGAATAAACCAGCTTCCATCAGTAAGTTCATATTCCAAGACCGAGTATATTGTTCTGAAGGGCATTTTAATAACAGATTGCTCCATTGCTTGTATCTGATTAGACGGCCCTCTGCAGTGTGATAGTATTAGTTCACTTCACCCCTCTTTACAAGCTGCTTTTACGAGTACCTATGGTAACCTCATGCTAATATTTTTAGCTAGCTCTACTTTTCCTCTTCACAGCAATCCCCCAGAGACCAGCACCACAGCTATCTTTGCCCCCCTTCAGCTCCAACACATTCCCTTCAAGGTCTGTCAAGCCACCACCTAAACACAGTCCTTCAGGATCCAATAGTATGCCTGGATCATATGCAGAAAGGTTTGTTGCACTAGTTATTGTCTCACTTATTTTGATCTATTACTTGTTAAGGAATAAGAGTGTATATGGTGCTGTACAAGACCCAAAAGAACACATGATTACTACCCAAGGAGCTTAATATCtacaggccagatccttagctccCCTCTGCTTGCTTTGGGCTGTTTCCACCATTTTAGGGGAATCCCCCAATGCTGTAAAGCCATCATACTCAAGACCTTAAGTCTCTATATAATCCAAAGATACAGACAATACATATCAGATACACTAGGATACTTTCTTAATTCTACATTAAGAGAGGACTATATTAGGACCTCTTTGGTATGAACTACAATTAGGCTCTAATTTTGGCTCCTTCAATTTTTGAGTGCCCCACTAAAGGCATTTATCTATTTCTCCCATTCTTTGTCTGCCTTATCTAttgagattgtaaactcttttgaGGACAGAGTCTTATTATATATCTGTACAGTGCCTATctcaatggggtcctgatcccagAAGGGGGATTCTAGGCATTACTGTAGCAtttgcagttcccattgacttcaactggaattGTGGGTACTCAgcccctatttaaaaaaaaagtcagaatttaGGTGTTTACAGTTGGACATCCAAAATGTGATGCCTCTTCTTAAAAGAAGAGCCTGAGACACTATGGTGATATACATTTTACTCAGAGCCTTTTTTGCAGTACATCCAAAGAGAAATTCATTTGGACACTGGAAAAGAGGAGCCCTTGGCGGTGGGTTCTTAGTGAGGTGAAACTTTTCGGGGAAAAAGAGATAAGATCTGATAAACTCATTGTTGCCTTTGGCTGCTGTCATTTTGGGACTGCCAAGAGAGCTGGTTTCAATTATAGAAATTTCTAACAGGAAGCTGAAAAGGCCTTTATAGAGCTTATAAAGAGGGGCTGAATAGTTCAGCAAGAGCAGAACAAACTAAGTATAGATGAGACTAGAAGTGTGAACTCAGTCACTGGCACAGCTCTTGTCAAGTTTTTGCACCTCCTGGAACTTGAATGTTTTAGTGATGCTTGTTCTTCAgccaaggcggggggggggggggggggagggagagaaaacacAGAAGGGGGGAAGTTTGGGGGAAATTCCAGAATCAGTAACAGCTTGTAATTTTGCTTCATATACTCCCCTTATGAGGAAAGGGCTTGGGAGGGGTCATGGGCTGGAAACTCAACAGAGATATAGGTTCTAGAGGGAAATTAGGTTCCAATTGTACTGATCCTGAAATGGTCCCTATAGGAGTAGTAGTGCCATGGACTgtcccctgcccctctgcaccttATCTCCAAGTGCCAGGCCTCAAGGAGAGTTAATACTGACCTTAATTACCATGTGAATTTTCATACGGGGCAGACTAGGATATCTTTATCTGCCATGGGTGCTAAAAAGAAAGGAGAATGGAACCCTCTGGGGACATGCACTATGTATGCTTTCATCTTTGTACCGCCATGTAGCACAAAGGGGCCCAGGTATGGATCTGTGCCTCTGGGAGCTGCCACAgtataaaacattaaataatataaTTATAGCAACATACCCTATGTGTGTTAAACTTCAATTTCATTGATTTCTTTAACAGTACTAACAGCCTTTCTTCAAGTGGATCACTACCACCACGCTTTCAGCTAGGTTTGTATTCTGTGAGCCTGTATTTCCACTCCAAATGTAATGAAGTCTTATGGTTGCAGCGCATGATATCTGTCATGGACGTTCAGCTTCTGAATTTAATAGCAATAAAAAAACTATCAAGTACAGTGCTtaaagtgggtgggtgaggggggaGGCACATACCCACCCCACCAGGAGTAAAGAATGCATTTTATTTGCATATTAGATGCTCTGGTCTGTCTCCTtactcctgcagcagcagcaccacaagGGTCTCTGGAGGGAAAAGCATCATTTTACCAGAACTGCTACTCCCAGATTATGATAGACCCCCTAACtttttcagaccactttaagcATCGGTTAGTTAACTTCTTTCGTTCATTTAGTCTATGTTTaagatggggtttttttttccttgttaaaTTTTGACACTGCTGTCTATTTAGTTAAGGCACCGACAAAATTTGATATAAGTGTTTGCTTCACTAGAGCTAAAATTTAAAAGCACTAGTCTCAGATTACTATCCATTGACTACATTCATTCTGAAGGTCCCATGTGATTATATCATTCCAATAATGATGTGTGTGATGGTAGGGTGAATAATACTACACCAATACCTTGGCTGGTATGAAAAACATTTCCAAGGTGAAATAAAGTTTGTCTCAGCTACATATTTAATTGGCAAAAatactgtaattaaaaataagcaaCATTGAAAATAATAATCTCTTGGCATATCATTCAACAATATTCAGCACTGGTAGCTGTTACCATTTAAACTGTTCAGGGTTTccacaaagagagaaaaaaaaaaggagcaatTTTTTTCTCTGTCCAATACAATTTTATAAACTTCTAGCAGGGCGACCTTGTGGTTTGTAACTGTAGAAGTTCAGGTTAGCTGTAATTAGGGTAACTGAAGATACTGTCATAATTAAATAATTGAGATACAGTTCATCATCTGTAATTCCTATTTCAAATACAGTTGCCTTTGAGGCATCCATAGCTACTGAAGTTCCTTTAAAGTCCATGGGAGTGACCCTCATGTATACTGAGGATGAATTTGTCCCATTACATAAAGAAATCTAGGTCAGATTCTCAATTACACTGAGTGTGAGTATAATTTTcacccactttaaggccccttatGCTGCCTGAGTGGTATAAAGAGGCCTTGATATGACTAAGAATCAAAGTCCTAAACAACACTGATATCTGCTGCATAGACTAAGTTTTatctttctgtttttaatttaaatttattctGGAACTTTAAAGGTAACATCAATAGAGCTCCTTCAAAAGGCCCAGCAGATGGCAGACCTCCATTACCAATTCCTAACAGGCAGATTGTGCAGCCACCAAGCATGGAGGAAGACGAGGTATAATAATGGGACTCAGAGGTGGGAGTGGTATATGGGGTCAAGTGTCCCCTCCCCAGATTTTGCTTGGCCTTTGGTGGGAGAGGAAGTGGGGCTCCCTTCTCCTGTTGTACCTGCCCCGCGACATGCTCAGCCCCTGTCCCTCAGAGCCAGTCCAGGCCAGGAGCAGAAGAGGCAGGACCAGCCACTTCTCACACTGGCCACTCAGGGTCTCATTGCTCTGTGCAGTATGGCTGCCTGAGAGAaagcccctctccccacagcccatttCTGGCTCACTCAACCCATCCCCCAGCGctgagcctgggcagggagcGACCCACCACTGCCACCACTTCCCAGATGGGCTGTCTCTCAGGCAGTTGCCGTGCTGCACACAGCAGTGACCCATAGCGACTGGCTTCAGCCACATGAGAAGCAGCTCCATCCTGCTCCTCACCCGGGCCTGGTTGCCAAGGAGAGCAGTCGAACATGCCTGGGGGAAGGCACagcgggagaaggacagagcacCCTCCCCCGCTCCCGGTCAGGTAactctggtggagcagggagaACAGGGCAGGGGGGCTCGCTGGCCAGAGGAGACGTGTGGGGCAGTCACATGTCATCCCCTTTAGACTGTGGCCCCCAATATGGGGAGGCATGAATCGTGATGATCCTAATCACTTTGCACAGCAAATCAACTAAATGTGAGACAATTTTTTTCCTAAATTGGTTTTCTAGTCAGCAGTTATTCTTTGGTATACACTCTTGCATTTGCTGTTGGTTTCCCTTGTGATGTCCAACCTTTGTTCCTTACTTGGTCTTCACCAAGCAAAAGAGGAGTGAAAATACAGCAAAACATGTACAGTGAAACAGTCAGAAGGTACAATGAAGTTTACTAGACCACTTTCTGTCTTGCAAAGCTGCCCTGAAGTACCCTCAGATGCTTTGGACTCAATTCTCCTCTCAAATAAACCAACCTAAATTGGGTGAGAAAAGAAAATTCGGTCTCTGAGTACAGTTTTACTCCATATTTCTTTGAAGACCACCTCCACTTAGCACCTGATTTTTGCTAATGCATTGAATAGTCATGTAagacaggtttgtgtgtgtgtgtgtgtgtttagtacTTGAGAGCCCACAGCAAGCCACAGTTCTAGACTCAGCTGATGGTAAAAATAGGAGAGACCTAAGATGTCTGTGACTCATCTGGACATAACAAAGAAATGTCACAGGAAATAGAATGTTTACCAAAACCCTAGAGTCCTCACTTCTCTGGTTTGCAAGGTGGCAGCATTTGCAAACACCTTCAGAGAATATTGGAATCATTAAATAAACTAAAAATGCTCATCCCTGCATCTGGAAATACActacttccctctcccctcccccatttaaatTCTTCTCTACTTCTGTGCATGTATGTTTATAACATCACATAAATTAATTCACTGACAGCCAActttctcctctttcccccccaaaaaataaaacaaaagtttcaAGATTCACTGAATGAAGAGTGGTATGTTGCAGACATCAGCCGGCAGGAAGCAGAAGCAGCTCTTAGGAATATAAATAAGGTACAGTGTTAGCAGTTACCCTTAAATGGATATAGAAATTCTTGGCACATTGTTTAAATGGTTTTTATCCTGATATATATCTTTGCATTCATATAGAAAAAGTGAATGAACACAACTTTTACATAAAGAGATTCTAGTCCAGGTTTTCTCCAGGCCACTATCAATGTGCCTGCAAAATGTCATGGCACATCCTatatgtgtgtgtggcgggggagaggTAGTGGTGgtgtgtgcacgtgcacacacacaaaaacaaaaaggtacTTACACAGACTGATTAAGCATACAGTGTTCAGATTGGTAGTGCATTACCAGAGGGCTATTAAAAACTTGGATCAGTATAGAAGAGACTAAGCACAAATAGGTACCTTTCTTAAACTATTCTAAAAACACAGTTCACACATACCAAAGTCTGAACTTCTTGGGGGTGTGGCTTATTACAAAGAatacaacaaaaaacaacacagATCAGCTCAGATCCAGGCTCAGCTGATCCCTAAGGATTATTAAGCCCTtattctagatcagtggtgggtaACCTGTGGGCTGCAAGTGGCCTGTCagagtaatccgctggcgggctgtgagacagtttgtttacattgaccgccTGAAGGCacagccgcctgcagctcccagtggctgcggttcgacgttcccggccaatgggagctgcaggaaacaGCACAGACCATGGGGACCATAGTGGTAATATAACTTGTATATATAAGATGGAGTAATGAGGGGAGAGCTTCACGTGGTAGGGAGCTCAATAGAAACTTTTGTCTCCAGGAGGCAAGATCATCTATGTAAGAAACTTGCATCCCTCTAGCTAATCCACTTTTCCCAAAGATATTTTAAACCAGCACTCACTGGGAGGGGCATATTTCATttccccatttccctcccagTCACTCTGATAGAGTAGGCCCCAATTCCCCTTATGCAGCAGGCTAGAACATGCCAAGATTGTCTAAACCTCTAAGTGTAGCAGACTGCATGCATCCCTTTCAGCTGTGTACAAAAGTCCCCAAAACACCAATGGGTTTCACCTTTTGGGCTGAAATCCTAgtctctctgaagtcaatggaagttttgccagtgacttcgctaaggccagaatttcacccttaacATTTTGCTAAGTGTCCCAAAATTAGAGTATTTTTTCTCTCTAAAACTACTATTACTGCATCTGAACTAGCCTTTGAAATGGGACATTTTAGATAGCAGATTGCAAGGCTTTGTTTGTGTTTTGCTTCTTTCTTTAAGAAAGTCTAACAAGTTCTTCAAAGCTGTGGTTGCAATTGTGCTCTTTCTGAAAAATTAGAACCCAGAATGAATGTGTATTTAGAAACAAACTCAGCATTCTACTCACGTGGCTGGTCAAAAATAGATTTGATTTTCATGTGCATTCTTTTAGGACGGGACATTCTTGGTGAGAGACAGCTCAAGAAAAACTAATACACATCCATACGTACTGATGGTATTATACAAAGATAAAGTATATAATATTCAGATTCGTTACCAGGAGCAAAATCAAGTTTACTTGTTAGGAACTGGCCTGAAAGGAAAAGAGGTAAAGTATGTTTCTTTCTTTGcatcacctcctccccctttaccaGTCTCCAGCAGTTTTACCAAGAAGAATGTCACTTAGTTCACTAAAGCTATTCCAGATACAAACTGGTGTAGtgaagagcagaatcaggcccagtaacTCAAATTCAAGAAAAACTGATTGCCTTATAATACCTCACAACTTCATTGGGTGGGTAAAATTTTGGACAAGAATGTTCCATGGAGATATCCAAGATGGGAAAACCAGTACTGGAAGCAAATGCTGATGCAGTGGTAGATGACCTCATAGTCTATTCCAGTACAGCAATTCATCCAAAACTTAGTCACAAGAGAGCATGAAATAGTCACAGTCTAAATAAATACTATCACTTTACCCTGAGAAGTAGTGAGAATCCTGACGAcacctgcctcccaccccctttgTTTTTAATCCACAGGATTTTTCTTCAGTGGCAGATATTATTGATTACTTTCAAAGAACACCCCTTCTGCTGATTGATGGAAAAGACCGAGGTTCAAGAAACCAATGCAAGTTAACATATGCT
This Chrysemys picta bellii isolate R12L10 chromosome 8, ASM1138683v2, whole genome shotgun sequence DNA region includes the following protein-coding sequences:
- the LCP2 gene encoding lymphocyte cytosolic protein 2 → MDLQNIPYRSVVVAWSPDDLADYFKKLKYKDCEKVVRKHSISGQRFLNMSENDIQKFPKLSVPILSKLSQEINRNEGRISFFPKRTQTQKFADNTGCCQEEEEGWSSFEEEDDYESPDEEQEQDADYESPTDEPGHDSDDYEPPPSNNDVAPHNVIFPAKSIPSNTEYIDRPTTARPSPQPPIPPQRPGPSPVPAAYPGRGTPMSPYPPPSSNNDMNRDKSAKPLKPPAPSIDRRTKPTLDRPGPTFERDSPAAGKRAVFPDKPMAPQLRSLGEQLAKIQKPPIPPADKHERGNTVPGRKPPPVKQGWAPERRYDEDDESIPQRPAPQLSLPPFSSNTFPSRSVKPPPKHSPSGSNSMPGSYAESTNSLSSSGSLPPRFQLGNINRAPSKGPADGRPPLPIPNRQIVQPPSMEEDEFQDSLNEEWYVADISRQEAEAALRNINKDGTFLVRDSSRKTNTHPYVLMVLYKDKVYNIQIRYQEQNQVYLLGTGLKGKEDFSSVADIIDYFQRTPLLLIDGKDRGSRNQCKLTYAAGST